CGGTTTTTTGCGCCTTCATAAGTTAGTTTTTTCAAATAGTCGGCGAGAGAGTCCACTCCTTCATTCTCAGGGATTTCAAATTTAGGCAGGTAAGTGGTGTCAAAATCCAATTCCAGGTTACATTTTTCAGCAATCTCGGACGTGATATCTAAAGCGCTTTGAAACTCGGAAAATGATTGAGCCATTTCAGACTGGCTCTTGAAGTAAATTTGATCGGTTGTATAGCGGAGCCGTTTTGGATCATCTCGATCCTTTCCGGTTTGCAGGCAAATTAAAACATCGTGGGGTAAATAGTGCTCCCTCTTTAAATAGTGAATGTCATTTGTTGCAACCAAAGGAATGCTCAATTCACCGCCTAATTCCCTCAGTCCCTCGCGAACCTGATTTTCCTCATCGATTCCATGGTTATGAATTTCAAGATAGTAGTCATCTTTGAAAATTTCCCTATACTCTAGAGCTGATTGCTTTGCCGCGTCATATCCTTTTTTTAATAAGTAATAAGGAACTTCCCCCTTCAGGCAGGCCGAAAGGGCAATGAGGCCTTCACTGTATTTTTGCAGCATCTCTTTGTCGACTCGCGGGCGATAATAAAAACCTTCAAGATAACCGATTGAAACAAGGCGCATCAGGTTTCGATAGCCGGCTAAATTTTTAGCCAGAAGCACCAAATGAAACGATGTGTCTGATACCTTTTTGTCTGATTTACGTTCTTTGCGGCTGCCCGGTGCAACATAAGCTTCGACGCCAATGATCGGCTTGAGATCTTTTTTACGCGCAGTTTTATAAAACTCAACAGCGCCGAACATATTGCCATGATCCGTCAACGCCAATGCGGGCATATTATTTTCGACAGCAGCATTTGTGAGCGCATCGATCTTGCAAGCTCCATCCAGCAAGCTATAATGAGAATGGTTATGGAGATGAACGTATCCAGGCATAGCAAATTTGAACTAAAATGCTTTAGTTTAAAACAAAATAATACAGGTATTTGGTTTAAGTTTTAGCTTAAGGGAAGAAAGCAAGTAAAAGGAAGTCATCTCGATTAGGTCGATGACTTCCTTTTAAGAAAATTATATCGTTTACTCTAATATCACAATACGGCATAATCTAAATATTCAAACCCAGGAACTCACGTTCGGCTCTGGCAACATATTCACTATCTTGGTAAAAAGCCAACAAATTACTCAACTCAAGTTGTGCGAGGCGGGGATCTCCGGCTTTAAGATAAGCGATCCCGATCATAAATTGAGCGTCATCAGTCTTATTATTGTTTTCAAAAGCGAAAACTCTCTCGAACTCAGCAATGGCCACTTGGTAATTTCCCAAAG
This candidate division KSB1 bacterium DNA region includes the following protein-coding sequences:
- a CDS encoding tetratricopeptide repeat protein; amino-acid sequence: LGNYQVAIAEFERVFAFENNNKTDDAQFMIGIAYLKAGDPRLAQLELSNLLAFYQDSEYVARAEREFLGLNI